In a genomic window of Rhinopithecus roxellana isolate Shanxi Qingling chromosome 2, ASM756505v1, whole genome shotgun sequence:
- the FGFR3 gene encoding fibroblast growth factor receptor 3 isoform X5, which translates to MGAPACALALCVAVAIVAGASSESLGTEQRVVGRVAEVPGPEPSQQEQLVFGSGDTVELSCLPPGGGPMGPTVWVKDGAGLVPSERVLVGPQLLQVLNASHEDSGAYSCRQRLTQRVLCHFSVRVTDAPSSGDDEDGEDEAEDTGVDTAGAPYWTRPERMDKKLLAVPAANTVRFRCPAAGNPTPSISWLKNGKEFRGEHRIGGIKLRHQQWSLVMESVVPSDRGNYTCVVENKFGSIRQTYTLDVLERSPHRPILQAGLPANQTAVLGSDVEFHCKVYSDAQPHIQWLKHVEVNGSKVGPDGTPYVTVLKTAGANTTDKELEVLSLHNVTFEDAGEYTCLAGNSIGFSHHSAWLVVLPAEEELVEADEAGSVYAGILSYGVGFFLFILVVAAVTLCRLRSTPKKGLGSPTVHKISRFPLKRQQVSLESNASMSSNTPLVRIARLSSGEGPTLANVSELELPADPKWELSRARLTLGKPLGEGCFGQVVMAEAIGIDKDRAAKPVTVAVKMLKDDATDKDLSDLVSEMEMMKMIGKHKNIINLLGACTQGGPLYVLVEYAAKGNLREFLRARRPPGLDYSFDTCKPPEEQLTFKDLVSCAYQVARGMEYLASQKCIHRDLAARNVLVTEDNVMKIADFGLARDVHNLDYYKKTTNGRLPVKWMAPEALFDRVYTHQSDVWSFGVLLWEIFTLGGSPYPGIPVEELFKLLKEGHRMDKPANCTHDLYMIMRECWHAAPSQRPTFKQLVEDLDRVLTVTSTDQEYLDLSAPFEQYSPGGQDTPSSSSSGDDSVFAHDLLPPAPPSSGGSRT; encoded by the exons atGGGCGCCCCTGCCTGCGCCCTCGCTCTCTGCGTGGCAGTGGCCATCGTGGCCGGCGCCTCCTCGGAGTCCTTGGGGACGGAGCAGCGCGTCGTGGGGCGAGTGGCAG AAGTCCCCGGCCCAGAGCCCAGCCAGCAGGAGCAGTTGGTCTTCGGCAGCGGGGACACTGTGGAGCTGAGCTGTCTCCCGCCCGGGGGTGGTCCCATGGGGCCCACTGTCTGGGTCAAGGATGGCGCAGGGCTGGTGCCCTCGGAGCGTGTCCTGGTGGGGCCCCAGCTGCTGCAGGTGCTGAATGCCTCCCACGAGGACTCTGGGGCCTACAGCTGCCGGCAGCGACTCACACAGCGCGTACTTTGCCACTTCAGTGTGCGGGTGACAG ACGCTCCATCCTCGGGAGATGACGAAGACGGAGAGGACGAGGCTGAGGACACAGGTGTGGACACAG CAGGGGCCCCTTACTGGACTCGGCCCGAGCGGATGGACAAGAAGCTGCTGGCCGTGCCAGCCGCCAACACCGTCCGCTTCCGCTGCCCGGCTGCTGGTAACCCCACTCCCTCCATCTCCTGGCTGAAGAATGGCAAGGAGTTCCGCGGCGAGCACCGCATCGGAGGCATCAAG CTGCGGCACCAGCAGTGGAGCCTGGTCATGGAAAGTGTGGTGCCCTCGGACCGCGGCAACTACACCTGCGTGGTGGAGAACAAGTTTGGCAGCATCCGGCAGACATACACACTGGACGTGCTGG AGCGCTCCCCGCACCGGCCCATCCTGCAGGCGGGGCTGCCGGCCAACCAGACGGCGGTGCTGGGCAGCGATGTGGAGTTTCACTGCAAGGTGTACAGTGACGCGCAGCCCCACATCCAGTGGCTCAAGCACGTGGAGGTGAATGGCAGCAAGGTGGGCCCCGACGGCACACCCTACGTCACCGTGCTCAAG ACGGCGGGCGCTAATACCACCGACAAGGAGCTAGAGGTTCTGTCCTTGCACAACGTCACCTTTGAGGACGCCGGGGAGTACACCTGCCTGGCGGGCAATTCTATTGGGTTTTCTCATCACTCTGCGTGGCTGGTGGTGCTGCCAG CCGAGGAGGAGCTGGTGGAGGCTGACGAGGCGGGCAGTGTGTACGCAGGCATCCTCAGCTACGGGGTGGGCTTCTTCCTGTTCATCCTGGTGGTGGCGGCTGTGACGCTCTGCCGCCTGCGCAGCACCCCCAAGAAAGGCCTGGGCTCCCCCACCGTGCACAAGATCTCCCGCTTCCCACTCAAGCGACAG CAGGTGTCCCTGGAGTCCAACGCGTCCATGAGTTCCAACACACCGCTGGTGCGCATCGCAAGGCTGTCCTCAGGGGAGGGTCCCACGCTGGCCAATGTCTCTGAGCTTGAGCTGCCTGCTGACCCCAAATGGGAGCTGTCTCGGGCCCG GCTGACCCTGGGTAAGCCCCTTGGGGAGGGCTGCTTCGGCCAGGTGGTCATGGCGGAGGCTATCGGCATTGACAAGGACCGGGCCGCCAAGCCTGTCACCGTAGCCGTGAAGATGCTGAAAG ATGATGCCACTGACAAGGACCTGTCAGACCTGGTGTCTGAGATGGAGATGATGAAGATGATTGGGAAACACAAGAACATCATCAACCTGCTGGGCGCCTGCACGCAGGGCG GGCCCCTGTACGTGCTGGTGGAGTATGCGGCCAAGGGCAACCTGCGGGAGTTTCTGCGGGCGCGGCGGCCCCCGGGCCTGGACTACTCCTTCGATACCTGCAAGCCGCCTGAGGAGCAGCTCACCTTCAAGGACCTGGTGTCCTGTGCCTACCAGGTGGCCCGAGGCATGGAGTACCTCGCCTCCCAGAAG TGCATCCACCGGGACCTGGCTGCTCGAAACGTGCTGGTGACCGAGGACAACGTGATGAAGATCGCAGACTTCGGGCTGGCCCGCGACGTGCACAACCTCGACTACTACAAGAAGACCACCAAC GGCCGGCTGCCCGTGAAGTGGATGGCGCCTGAGGCCCTGTTTGACCGCGTCTACACCCACCAGAGTGACGT CTGGTCCTTTGGGGTCCTGCTCTGGGAGATCTTCACGCTGGGGGGCTCTCCATACCCCGGCATCCCTGTGGAGGAGCTCTTCAAGCTACTGAAGGAGGGCCACCGAATGGACAAGCCGGCCAACTGCACACACGACCT GTACATGATCATGCGGGAGTGCTGGCATGCTGCGCCCTCCCAGAGGCCCACCTTCAAGCAGCTGGTGGAGGACCTGGACCGTGTCCTCACTGTGACGTCCACCGAC CAGGAGTACCTGGACCTGTCAGCGCCCTTCGAGCAGTACTCCCCCGGCGGCCAGGACACCCCCAgctccagctcctcaggagatgACTCCGTGTTTGCCCACGACCTGCTGCCCCCGGCCCCACCCAGCAGTGGGGGCTCGCGGACGTGA